Genomic window (Alligator mississippiensis isolate rAllMis1 chromosome 7, rAllMis1, whole genome shotgun sequence):
TGACTTCTAATTGCATGTTGTGACACGGGTTTCCCTTGTTTTACGCTGTacgtgcattcctggaaaactgcaCATAACTTgtatttgcataaagggaacccactttacaatgtaacagagGTGGGTTCCAAGACTTCGACTTTACTGACCCGCACAGACGcatttctaccacttttttaCAAGACAGTtctggtactcaccaacagcagacagtacacaaaAGCACAGAGTGCTGGTGGTAATGTTTAGTTGACATggagagggtggtgaagggtgTTAGTGAAGTTCCCTTGCGCTTTATTGATGAACCAGAGAGCGGGGTAGGAGATAAGGTAGCGGGacacttagaagccataatggcaTAATGCGAGacacttagaagccataatggcaactacagaaacacattgCAGACAACAAGTGAGGAGTACCCATCCACATaggagactgtattttggtgcgcatcgctcccacaatgcaccgcacaaagcagatgactgcgggcttccaccacactgattgcttaagagtgaatttaccttgcacatAACAAATCTTCAGTgcaaaaagggtcatcgcataagagcgagttcgcacatacagaacccgcataaagcgaaggaaacctgtatattCTACACAAAACTGGTAGAATCCTTAAATTGGAAttgaagcagggaaaaaaaagcatcctGAGCCTTCCACAAACGCTGATGCTTTCCCAGGTATTCTGGGAAATAATCTAGGTCAGCTAAaccagcatttttattttttactcatCCCTCTATCTGTTTCTGTTCGGATAGCGATGAGAGAGGAGTACAAAGTGAttcttaaatgcacttaaaagaTACAGCAGTGGAAGTGAGGGAGATTTTTATAGCATCACATTTTACTTATGAAATCTTTTAGGAGAGAAATTCTCTGAGAATTTGGAGGATTTCAAGACTTGAAACGTgcgagggggaaaaaaaatccaccactTAAACAGTGGGATTGAAAATTATGATGTGAAGAGCAGCCACCACTTTGACGGTCTAGAACCTGGGATTAGAAGCCATACGTTTATAGGTTCTAGTCTCAGTCCTGATACTTACTTGGAATAGACCTGGATTCGGGTTGCTTATGACTCAACGATGTTTGCACTGAAGTGAACAGAAGCATTGCTCTGGACTTCAAACGGCAGGGTCAGCTTTGTAAACCTTGTCCTCCCTCACTCCTTCCTAAAATGAGAACAATGTCACCTCTCTGTAAAACTATTTTGAATTGCATGAATGCTGGCAGTGAATGAAGGTTTTAGATTAGGCAAGAAATACAGCATGGTTGGGTGGGTTGGGATGTCCTGAATTACTCTAACTTGTGTCCAATTGGTTTGTCTCTTGTCCCATTGGGTACCTCTGCCTCCCATCTGGTGTTGCCCATTTGGTGTTCACACCCTCCAATGGCCTCTTGCTGAACCAGTGGTGAAGCAGCGGATGCAGATGTACAACTCTCCTTACAAATCTGTTTTGGACTGCATCAGGACAGTGCACAGGACGGAAGGGTTTGGTGCCTTTTACCGGAGTTATACCACACAGCTCACCATGAATGTGCCCTTCCAAGCTATTCATTTCATCGTGTACGAAATCATGCAGGAGAAAATCAACCCTCGTCGAGAGTATAACCCCCGCTCGCACATTCTCTCTGGTGCCATTGctggggcagtggctgctgctgccaccacccccctcGATGTTTGCAAGACATTGCTAAACACTCAGGAAAACATGGCACTGAGTTCACTAAACATCAGTGGACACCTCTCGGGAATGGTAAATGCCTTCAGGACTGTGTATCAGCTTGGTGGTATCCCAGCGTATTTCAGAGGAGTGCAGGCTCGTGTCATTTACCAGATGCCTTCTACCGCCATCGCGTGGTCAGTGTATGAATTCTTCAAGTACTTCATTACCAAGCACAAGCTGGAAAAGAGAACCCCCTACTGAAGGACTTGACGGGAGTGAACCCAAGCTTCACAAGTCTTTTATATAGAAGCTCCATGATTCTCTCCTCTTTTGAACATGCCAAATTCTGGTGGATTCACAATTGAATttcacttttttctctctctctctctctctcaaagggAGGGATGAAGTAGTCACTGGAGAAATTTGGCTCCCGTGTTTCTAGAATCAAATTATCCAGAAACTTtttgtaatataaatatatatttataattttatttttgaaaacgTAAAATTGCTAACAAATGGGGTTTCTTTCCCTCTGAACAAAGTCTAAGATGCAAGGTTACCACCTCACCATCGAGCTTAGACTGTTTGGGGGGCGGGGCCAAGAAATAGCACATTAACTTTTTGTTGCTAAGAAAGTAAATATCCTGTCACATCaaatttttatataaaactttAATATAGAATAGATGGAAAATGTTTATCCTTTATTTTTCTACATAAGAACTTGTGGTTTTATTAATGAGACCACAGCTTGTGGCGGAGCTGTTTTAAAAAAGGGCTGAATTCTTTCATTGTAACATGTAAGGAAAAATGCCAAagcttcttaatttttttttttttttaaaccagaatgGCTTTATTATTGGCAGCATTGAGCCCAAAACAGCAGCCAGTGTTTTAATTTGGGTTCTGTGATGCCTCCTATTTTTTGGTGCCTGCTTGAGACCCCTCAAGTTGGGTGGCCAAAATTACCGGCTCTTCTTGGGAAGAATCTTCATCTATTCCATGTTTTTTAGCTAGTTGTTGACATCTTAAGATTTCTACCGTAAGGATGAGTATTTTTAGAAAATGCTTAACAATTTTGCTTATAAGTACACTTACAGCATTCTAAGGCTTTATCACTTCCTTATTTATTCATGGACTTATTTCCTGAgaaggccctgatcctgcttaCGTGAATAACTGTCCACACAACTAGTTCCAGCTTTATCTTTCACGTTGATAAAGTTGCTCCCACACACATGTACGCCAGAGCAGAGCATCTGTTTACAGTTTCATAAAGCAGCTTGGGTTGAGTGGTAAAAGGAGCATATTGACAACACACAAAGATGAAAGGCCTTGGAAAAAATGAAAGCCTTAACTAGGAGAACTGCAAATCGCAATcttttaaaattgaagcaaaaagcAGTGGCTTGCTGAAGTCCAATTGAAGTGCCCTAAGAAAAATCCCAAAGCTTCAAGTGCtcttgggatttttgtttttttgtttccttttggctTTTTGCTTGCTGCTATGAAATCCTCTGCTTTAGTCTGTGCTTCGTAGAAGACTCTGTGCATTCAAAAAAGGACATTTTATCCCTTGGTCCTTTTTGTAGGCTTTTTTGCAAGCTGGATTTGTGGATGACTCATCTCCGCTCAGTTGCCATACCTCATCGTCATGTCTACTCAGTTGTTTACAAAGTGTAGCTCCTGTGCTTGAGGCTAGGAAAAAccatttatttttgtgtgtttgtttttcctagtTCAAACTGACCAATGATGCGAATAGAGTGGCTGAATTTTAAAAGCAACACTTGGTCAAAAGTTCTCTAAATTCAGTGCAATATACTGCAGAGGAGGGAAACTTTTGAGTGCCTGAGGAGCAGGTTTGCTGAACTACAGATAGTTCATTGCTGGCTAGCCATCTGGCTAGATGAGGTGGTTAGCTTCATTATAAACTACTtgaaggatttctttttttttttttttctttcctttggtaGGCAAATACATGCAACTTAATAGTTACACTCT
Coding sequences:
- the SLC25A37 gene encoding mitoferrin-1 isoform X1, producing MELRCSVAGSGGGQAAVGAGPGLAMEGQGCGEDYESLPTSVSPSTHMVAGAVAGIMEHTVMYPVDSVKTRMQSLQPDPKAQYKSVYGALKRMVLTEGFWRPLRGINVTMLGAGPAHAMYFACYEKMKRTLSDIIQQGGNSHLANGIAGSMATLLHDAVMNPAEVVKQRMQMYNSPYKSVLDCIRTVHRTEGFGAFYRSYTTQLTMNVPFQAIHFIVYEIMQEKINPRREYNPRSHILSGAIAGAVAAAATTPLDVCKTLLNTQENMALSSLNISGHLSGMVNAFRTVYQLGGIPAYFRGVQARVIYQMPSTAIAWSVYEFFKYFITKHKLEKRTPY
- the SLC25A37 gene encoding mitoferrin-1 isoform X2, translating into MATLLHDAVMNPAEVVKQRMQMYNSPYKSVLDCIRTVHRTEGFGAFYRSYTTQLTMNVPFQAIHFIVYEIMQEKINPRREYNPRSHILSGAIAGAVAAAATTPLDVCKTLLNTQENMALSSLNISGHLSGMVNAFRTVYQLGGIPAYFRGVQARVIYQMPSTAIAWSVYEFFKYFITKHKLEKRTPY